The following nucleotide sequence is from Salinispirillum sp. LH 10-3-1.
TCACGTTGTTCCAGGCCGCTTACATCGCAGAAGTGGTACGTGGTGGCCTGCAGGCTATTCCGAAGGGACAGTATGAGGCGGCCGATGCACTGGGGTTATCGTATTGGCAAAAAACCAATTTGATCGTGTTGCCCCAAGCGTTGAAGATCATGATCCCCGGCTTGGTAAATACGTTAATATCCTTGTTTAAAGACACCACATTGGTGTTGATTATCGGATTAGGTGACTTGTTGGCCATGGTGCGTCAAGCCTTGGCAGACCCGGCTTGGTTAGGCTTTCCGACGGAAGGTTATGTCTTTGCGGCCCTGATGTTCTGGATATTCTGTTTCAGTATGTCGCGCTACAGTCAGTATCTTGAGCGACGCCTCAACACTGGCCATAAGAATTAGTGGAGTAACGAATAATGACTACAAATATAAACGACAGCGGTGAGAACGAAATCGTCATATCGCTGAAAAACATGAACAAGTGGTACGGCCAGTTTCATGTGCTCAAGAATATTAACTTGAATGTGAAGCGCGGTGAGCGGATCGTTATCTGCGGGCCGTCTGGTTCAGGTAAGTCTACGATGATCCGTTGTATCAATCGTCTGGAAGAGCATCAAGAAGGTGACATCATTGTCGACGGCGTGCCGTTAACGGACGATTTGAAGAACATTGGTGTGATCCGTCGTGAAGTCGGTATGGTATTTCAGCACTTCAATTTGTTTCCTCATTTGACGGTGCTGCAGAACTGTACTTTGGCTCCTATGTGGGTACGTAAGATACCGAAGAAGGAAGCCGAGGAAATCGCTATGAAGTATCTGACTCGGGTAAAAATTCCTGAGCAGGCCGATAAATACCCAGGGCAGCTTTCCGGTGGTCAGCAG
It contains:
- a CDS encoding amino acid ABC transporter ATP-binding protein is translated as MTTNINDSGENEIVISLKNMNKWYGQFHVLKNINLNVKRGERIVICGPSGSGKSTMIRCINRLEEHQEGDIIVDGVPLTDDLKNIGVIRREVGMVFQHFNLFPHLTVLQNCTLAPMWVRKIPKKEAEEIAMKYLTRVKIPEQADKYPGQLSGGQQQRVAIARSLCMNPRVMLFDEPTSALDPEMIKEVLDVMVELANEGMTMLCVTHEMGFAKKVADRVIFMDAGEVVEENEPHEFFNNPQHERTKLFLSQILGH